The following proteins come from a genomic window of Bactrocera tryoni isolate S06 chromosome 1, CSIRO_BtryS06_freeze2, whole genome shotgun sequence:
- the LOC120778419 gene encoding plasma kallikrein-like, which yields MFATNLHSLIFICSITTLLRSALAQVALPPIACPQYFQYVSDGFAYYGLITLPQVSVGTADVRAHFSQRGLPSSNYYGRITPYPDESTVVHNVLNGQPATFRVDFASPGNPPKLTLLSLDGNDLCVGSDYPPPKSWAKLSYQLYTYYTAGNGLTGPNIPNSLVPVNIDPTPTYNYQHNQLAHTNPPIRPVNSFPVPNVSNKFDTPAARPTEVTPKPTSNIGTALNSGDLAGVCGVEGTVVRGFVYGGVEVLRGQFPWLTAIYSKYTDSLSFMCGGSLISRRTVISAAHCFKRLQAEQVVLFLGRYNLESYSEDGVVTRDANKLIIHTDYVDGQPNADLALIRIEPLEQFSEYIKPICLWSEIEESSLIVGKTASVVGWGYEGEKERDISPLPKMVDVKIVSKGDCLSSSFQSLITDKTFCAGNRDGTGPCMGDSGGALMLQRNNRWVLRGVVSSGQSSAQRCNLYEYVVYCDAAKYMTWITQNL from the exons ATGTTCGCTACAAATTTACATTCACTCATCTTTATCTGCAGCATTACGACGCTGTTACGGTCTGCGCTCGCGCAGGTGGCGCTCCCGCCGATCGCGTGTCCCCAGTACTTTCAATATGTGAGCGACGGCTTCGCGTACTATGGCTTGATTACACTGCCGCAGGTATCGGTGGGCACGGCAGATGTGCGTGCGCATTTCTCTCAGCGTGGCCTACCCTCGTCG aaTTACTATGGTCGTATCACACCGTATCCGGATGAGAGCACCGTTGTGCATAATGTTTTAAATGGTCAACCTGCTACTTTTCGTGTGGATTTCGCGAGTCCCGGTAACCCCCCTAAATTAACACTACTTTCACTGGACGGCAACGATTTATGCGTGGGTTCTGATT ATCCACCACCGAAATCATGGGCGAAGCTGTCTTACCAACTGTACACATATTATACCGCCGGAAATGGTTTAACGGGGCCAAATATTCCGAACTCTTTGGTGCCTGTTAACATTGACCCAACACCAACTTATAATTATCAACATAATCAGCTTGCTCATACTAATCCACCAATCAGGCCCGTTAATTCCTTCCCCGTTCCAAATGTTAGCAACAAATTTGACACACCAGCGGCAAGACCAACAGAAGTCACACCGAAGCCAACCAGCAATATAGGTACAGCATTAAATTCAGGAGATTTAGCTGGAGTTTGCGGCGTAGAAGGTACTGTGGTGCGCGGCTTTGTCTATGGAGGAGTTGAAGTGTTGCGTGGCCAGTTCCCTTGGTTAACGGCAATCTATAGCAAATACACAGATTCATTGAGTTTCATGTGCGGCGGATCTTTGATTTCACGAAGAACTGTGATCTCAGCCGCACACTGCTTTAAACGCTTACAAGCCGAGCAGGTTGTGCTCTTCCTCGGGCGATACAATCTAGAGAGCTATAGCGAAGATGGCGTTGTAACGCGAGATGCAAACAAACTCATTATACATACGGATTATGTAGACGGCCAACCGAATGCTGATTTAGCATTAATACGAATTGAACCTCTCGAGCA ATTTTCAGAGTACATAAAACCGATTTGTTTGTGGAGTGAAATAGAGGAGAGTTCGCTTATTGTTGGGAAAACAGCTTCGGTGGTCGGCTGGGGTTATGAAGGTGAAAAGGAAAGAGACATATCGCCGTTACCGAAAATGGTAGATGTCAAAATAGTTAGTAAGGGCGACTGCCTAAGTTCTTCCTTTCAAAGCCTTATCACGGATAAAACTTTTTGTGCCGGTAATCGTGATGGCACCGGACCTTGCATGGGTGACTCAGGTGGCGCTCTTATGTTGCAGCGCAATAATCGCTGGGTTTTGCGTGGTGTTGTGTCCTCAGGTCAGTCATCGGCACAGCGTTGCAATTTGTATGAATATGTTGTCTACTGTGATGCTGCGAAATATATGACATGGATTACACAGAATCTTTAG